The genomic stretch CGTGGGGTCCCCAGCAAGGGCTGCTTTGTTCCGTAGAGCCACAGAATCACGAAGGTcggaagagacctctaagatcacccaaCCGCCCCCACCGTGCCCGCTGACCCACGTCCCCTCCCTTACAAACCCAACGTTTCCATTACTTCGCTGCTTGCGTGCTGGGCACGGGGACACGCTGCTGGGTCTGGTGAGATGTGCCACGCCGGGAGCCCGGCGGGCGCTACCCGGTGGCGAGGGCTCagctccatccctctgtcccCCCCGCAGCTGTTGCTCAGGAGCCCATCAGCACGGCGGGGAAGTGTAACACCATCTACAAGGGCTTTGCCGGCTGCCTCATCAGCCTGGGGGACAGCATGGCCCAGAGCGTGCGGCAGCAGcgggacgaggaggaggaggagggcggcCAGGAGGCGCAGGAGCTGGACACCATCTGCAGGTGAGCGGTCCCGTCCCAGTCCCTCGGTCCCGGGAGCTGCCACCGCCGCTTCCCTGATGCCCGTCCCTGTCTCCAGGTCCTGGGACGAGTTCCACGCCTGCGCCAGCGGGGTCCTGTCCCGCTGCCCCGAAGAGGCGGCCGCCATCTGGGAATCTCTCCGCCAGGAATCCCGCAAGATCCAGTTCCAGGGAaacctgcaggagctgtgcagcgCCCGGGGCCGCCTGGCCAGCGCTCAGGGCTCGCCGCCCGCCGAGACCAACCAGGCCACGCTGCGGGGCTCGGCCCCCCCCGGTCACCCCGGCATCCTGCCCCTGTtggccctggtgctgctggggaccTGGGCGTAGTGCTGCCCGCAGCCAAGGACCCGCCGTGCCCTGCGGGAGGGGGCAGCCCGGGGTCCCTGCCGACCTCAGCGTGGGCACAGATTGAGCCCCGGCCCGGAACCCGCAGCCCTCACCCTCTCCTGGAGCCCTTCAGATggatttatatttatattaaaagatgcttttacatttctcccttctctctgccGTGCGGTGCCCTCGCGCCCTGCCCGACCCCGTGTGGCTCAGGGTGTCCTTGTGCTGTCCCCTCCGTCACGCTGGCACCTAGGGAACCCCGATGTCCCCATTGTGGGGCACACCCAGGCGTCCCTGAGGGCGTTAAGAGCTTTGCAGCGATTTCACCTTCCCAGCGGGGCCGGACCCTGATGCAATCAATCTGCTGTCTCATTTGGGGGAGCCCAAATGCCCGGCCAAGCTTCGAGCTGTGGGACACCGGGGTGCCCCTGTGCCCCAGTGCCATCCACAGCACCGTGTAATTTTCTGCAGAGATTcccattttctgtctctttggtTGCAGCCCTGCTACGTGAGCTGAAAAGCTCTTCCTGCCGGCCCCGCTGCCTTGGCAGAGCTTTGTCACAGCGGTGATGGACACAGCCCTGGTCAGCGCTGGCAGCTGTCAGTCGAGCATCTGCTGGGCTTAAAGCTCTTTGAGGACAGAGGTGGtgttcccagcactgctggttcACACGAGCCTGGCATGACCTGCTATTAATTCATTAAAACGAGGCATTGTACGGGAAGGACACAGCCCGGGGCAGAGCGCTGCCCCAGCGCTCCTTGCATGGCAGCTGCCGCTCCCCGTGTTTAACGCTGCCGCCGGGGGATAATCTGCCTATTCTTCCATTTCCAATTTCTGACAATCCTGTGTTTAAGGCTGAATTAGTGCCGGGATGGCTAAGAGGATCAGCGCTGGGCGGGCGGCTGGCACCTCTGgggggcagctggaggtggcCAGGGGCTGGAGGAATGCCGAGGTGATGCTTGTCCCCTCCTTTGGATGCCCTCTAATAGCTTAATGTGCTTCTTATACCGTGGTGCTCATCCATCACCAGTTGGTGAGGTGGCACACACGTCCTCGGCCAGCTCACAGGTGGCTGCATGGCACAGTGAGGCTATGGGGTGGCTTTAGGAATGGGGCTTTGCCGGTCACAGAGGGCTTCATCCTGCCCTGGGACCACCACAGCGGGGAACAGAGCCCCATGTGttggcttttgcctttctctggcCTTGGAGGAGGGCTGTGGCACAAGCCTGCATCCAAGAGGGGCTCGGGGCTTCCTGGTGAAGGCAGACACCAGTCCTGCAGCTGTGTCCCATGGCAGGAGGGGCACATCCTCATTCCTGCCCCTTGGACTTCACAGCTGCTCGCTTGTTGTCCCTCAAGTGAATGCACAAAGCTGAGAGCACGCTGCTAGGCTTCATCCCAAGCTGCTCAGCTTGGGAGAGCTCTGCTTGGGCACAAGAGAAATTTCCCCCCTAAAAGAGCGAAAACACAGAGTGGCTGCCTCATCCCCAGTGCCATGTCCCCATTCACTCCATCCCATCCCTCGCTTTTACCTCTCGACCCCAAACGCAGCCCAAGGGTTCCCAGCAGGTGGGTGCCTGCGGCAGTGCCGGGGACACCGGTGCTTTCCGGGCACCTCTGCGCATCACAAAAGCCCACCGCTCCGGTTATGAAACTCCAGCGACCTACTTTACGCTCCCCGCTTTTGTTCTTAATTCCCAGATATGGCCGCTCTCCAGATTTTGCCCATCAAGGCAAATTAATTGGAGTCGATCCTAATTTGCTCTCTGCTATTCTTTGGGCAGAAGATTAAATGCTGGGCAGACATtatctccttctctcttttctaagAGACGAAcctgaattattaaaaaaaaaaaaaaaaaaaaaagaaggggataAGGGAAAGCAGAGTTTGGTTGAGTTGATGCACAAATTCACTTTTTGCAGTCGCAGAACGGGATGGAGAGGCTCCTGTGTCCCCGGGCATCCAGAACCAGTTGGTGACACAGTTCTGGGCAGCTGTGTGACAGTGACAGCGCACGTGGGCTGGCAACTCGAGTGCCAATGTGCTGGCCACACTGCTCGCTGCCTCCACCACGCCGTGGTCTGctcctcctttcctttgccAAAGGAAATTCCTGCTGGTGGAGGTGCAATGGGACACTGTGACACCTCCTCCTCTGCGCTGATGCTTCCTCGCCGCTCTCCTCCACACCCCAAGTGGTCTCAGGGCTGATGGAGACTGGAGGACACGGTGCCATAGAGCTGCCCTCCAGCCAAAGGTCGAACTTTCCACTGGGACACAGAACAGCAACCTCAATCCCCAGGGATCggctgcagcagaacagctgagCTGGAGTCACCTCCAtgctcagcccccagcctggCAGCCCCTCTGTGCTCGGCTTTGGGGCGCTttttttggatttcttttcctaagCAGATTTAATTGAACATCCTCCTGCTGCGACCTCTGCTCGGCCTTGCTGGGACAACCTTGAGCTTGTTGCCGAATAGATCCGGGGATAACCTGCCCCTTGGTTTGTGTCCTTTGAGGCTGAGCCCCTGCAGATGGCAATGAGGGAGCACAGTGTGAGCCCTGCACCCTCCTCCTTGTCCCTCCATAGCCTCGGGAATGGAATGAggcctggagcgtgtccagagaagggagcggagctgtgaggggtctgaGCACAGCGctgtgggagcagctgagggaaggggatgggtcagtgtggagaagaggagctcaggggagagctcgtggctctgcagcccctgagaggaggttgtggtgaggcgaggttggcctctgctcccaggtaacagcgatagggCGAGAGTGATGGCCTCAGGTtgagggtcaggttggatataagcAACAATTCCTTCTCccaaaaagcagtgaagcactggcagagctgcccagggaggtggggagtcaccatccctgggggtgtcccagagccgtggggatgtggcactgagggacgtgggcagtgggcacggtggggtgggccGGAGTTGGGcttggaggtctttccaaccataatgactccttcatttctgtgattctaagaggGGCGGTGGTTGCCAGGAGGGAGCAGCCGGGCTGTGCCCTATCGGTGCTGGGGCTCCTTTGCACCGATGGGCTGAACCCTCCCCATGCAGCAGGAAGCAGGCTGCGGGTCCTGGGATCCAAGAGCTGGGGACCACGTCTGCGTagaggagctgggcagagatGCCGGCTTCTTGCTGCGACATCCTCTTGGCTCTGGTGGGTCTTCACAACACTAATGATACGAGAAAGCGACGTTCTGATGGAAGTTCTGCAAAGCCCGGGGTTCTGCCCCGACAGCCCAACGCACGCCGGCTCAGTGCATTTAGTGCTCCGGAGGCCGCCGGCAGGGGGCGCTAGAGCGCGGGGCGGTGGCACAGCACACACGCTGTCCCGCCCACTGCATCTGTCCACCAATCAACGGCGCTTCCGGCGCACGGTGATGACGTCAGGAGGCGGTGCCAGGCCGCGGGTCGGAGCGGGTTGAGGTGAGTGCGGGGTTTGGCCCCGCCACGGATCCTTCGTTGTTCCCCTGAGTTTCCTCCGCTTCTCCGGGTCCCCGGACCTGCAGAGCCTCCCTGGGCGGAAGGAGGCCCCGGGCAGCACGTTGGAGCTGACGGCACCGCGCCGCTCCGCGCTGTGCGGCCGCCTGTGGGCCGCTGGGTGCCCTCTGAGGGCGGCCGGGGCGCGGCTGTGGGCCGGAGCTGCTCCCCCGTGGAGCCGTGCCTTCCCTGGTGGGCCTCAGGAGGGAACTGTGTttgcaaagctgtgaggggCCTTGTGGTACCCGAAGGGGCCTACGAGAAGGTCGAGGAGAGGCTCTTTATCGGGGAATGTAGCGATAGGGCAAGGGGTAGcggctttaaactgaaagagggcCGGTTTTGAgtagatataaggaagaaaccTTTTTCTGTGAGGGTGGCGATGCCCCGACACAgttgcccagagcagctggagatgcCTTATCCATGGAGGTGCACGgggccgggctggatggggctgtgggtgcaTTGCCTCTGCCCGGAGGTGGCGggctttaaggccccttccagctcaaGCCATTCTGCAGACCCACGATGCTGCACTAAGTGGTGGTGGTGAGGTGGTCAGGCCTCAGGTGTGCACGCCAGGCAGCTGTCACCCCAcccacagggctgctcctgggggCATTACTGAGCCATAAGGTCCTGACTTTTCCCAGGGGGCTGGGGAATGCCTGtctgccagcaggagctgtggcATTGCCCTGCCAGTTGTATGAGGGAGGGATCTCTTTGATACCAAAGCGTTCAGCCAGCTCTTCCTCTCACCTATTACAATTGTAACAAAGGCATACCGACAGCTTTTGGGCGGTTCAGAGCCTTCTGAGTGTGTGGTTTCCTGCTCAGAGAGAGGGCTCATTTCTGTAACACTTTCAGCTCCCAATTTCTCAGTGATTTTATGTGTTTTCCCCTCCCCCCGTGCTGGCATGGTGCTGGTTGTGCCCACGAGGCAGAGCCATtaccctgctgctggctgatgcCTGATCTCTGCTCATAGCAGCAGGATTCATACACAACAGTTTCAAGCTCGATGTTTGAGTCttctcattgcttttgtttactGCGGGGATGCCTTACACAAGTGCTTCTTCAGGTGTGGAGTTGCTCTGTAATAGTCTTGCTTGCAGATGCTCTCATTCCATTTCTCTGctaacttaaaatattttaaggtgCAGTCATGCTTTGGAGAAAAACTGCTTGTGTGAGTTACGATTCTGAAGTAGCTGTAATATTTCATGTATTCCTTGTCACGGTGCTTTAATCTGCATGAGCACTCAGCTGTAGGACAGCCCTCGGTGAATTCAAATCTCAGTTAAGCTGTCTGtgaagttgttttttatttctgctgcagacCTGTTTGTGCATGGTTGGTGTCTGAGCTCATGGTACTACCAGGAGGTCTTATGTGAGATGATACTATGCTGATGTCTGATTTTAAAGTGGAATCTTAACTAAAgccttgctttctttccagatTGAACGTAGAGCATGAACTTCTTTGTGTTGTCCACCTAGAACACTTTTTGCCACGTGTAATTCTGATGGAAGACCAGCTGAGgttcctgctgtgctgagcagttgCTTGGAGAAGTGGTGAATGAGTGGAGATACACTTGGTGATGGT from Numida meleagris isolate 19003 breed g44 Domestic line chromosome 10, NumMel1.0, whole genome shotgun sequence encodes the following:
- the NRN1L gene encoding neuritin-like protein; this translates as MGCGCGRLLGFACPLLLLLLLLHLAVAQEPISTAGKCNTIYKGFAGCLISLGDSMAQSVRQQRDEEEEEGGQEAQELDTICRSWDEFHACASGVLSRCPEEAAAIWESLRQESRKIQFQGNLQELCSARGRLASAQGSPPAETNQATLRGSAPPGHPGILPLLALVLLGTWA